From Micromonospora rifamycinica, a single genomic window includes:
- a CDS encoding ROK family protein — translation MAGLWHCQGVTDTRTAGAVRQGSLRELNLAVVLRRIANTARPPSRAEIAADTGLTRATVSAVVDDLIAGRLVTEADPAPRTGAGRPARGLLLGDTGPAGLGLEVNVDYLAACVVDLTGAVRHHEVRRLDLRPLSPADALTALVALARRAHAVADAAGLGLAGAALAVPGLVDSRGLVRLAPNLGWRDVDVPALLAGHPALTVPVDGVPPLVVENEANLAALGELHARPGGPESFLHVSGEIGIGAGIVLDGALFRGSRGWSGELGHVPVDPGGPTCRCGARGCLETYAGQEAVLAAAGLAGADLPADTAAHRLADLAGSGDPATLAALRSAGTALGVAVSGVVNLLDLDTVVLGGGYATLAPWLCPPVLAELDDRVLTSGWSPVTVRPAALGAESAAVGGAGSVVRRIIARPSGWLSRPG, via the coding sequence ATGGCCGGGCTGTGGCACTGTCAAGGGGTGACCGACACCCGGACCGCCGGCGCGGTCCGCCAGGGAAGCCTGCGCGAACTCAACCTCGCCGTGGTGCTGCGGCGGATCGCCAACACCGCCCGGCCGCCCTCCCGGGCCGAGATCGCCGCCGACACCGGGCTGACCCGGGCCACCGTGTCGGCCGTCGTCGACGACCTCATCGCCGGCCGACTGGTCACCGAGGCCGACCCCGCACCCCGCACCGGCGCCGGCCGACCCGCCCGCGGGCTGCTGCTCGGCGACACCGGCCCGGCCGGGCTCGGCCTCGAGGTCAACGTCGACTACCTGGCCGCCTGCGTGGTCGACCTCACCGGCGCGGTCCGGCACCACGAGGTTCGCCGGCTCGACCTGCGCCCCCTCTCCCCCGCCGATGCGCTCACCGCCCTGGTCGCCCTGGCCCGGCGGGCGCACGCCGTCGCCGACGCCGCCGGGCTCGGACTGGCCGGGGCGGCCCTGGCCGTGCCGGGGCTGGTCGACTCCCGGGGGCTGGTCCGGCTCGCCCCCAACCTCGGCTGGCGGGACGTCGACGTGCCGGCCCTGCTCGCCGGTCACCCCGCCCTCACCGTCCCGGTCGACGGGGTGCCGCCGCTGGTGGTGGAGAACGAGGCGAACCTCGCCGCGCTGGGCGAACTGCACGCCCGCCCGGGCGGACCGGAGAGTTTCCTGCACGTCTCCGGCGAGATCGGCATCGGTGCCGGGATCGTGCTCGACGGTGCGCTGTTCCGGGGCTCGCGGGGCTGGAGCGGCGAGCTGGGCCACGTACCTGTGGATCCGGGCGGCCCCACCTGTCGCTGCGGCGCCCGGGGCTGCCTGGAGACGTACGCCGGGCAGGAGGCCGTGCTGGCGGCGGCCGGGCTGGCCGGCGCGGACCTGCCCGCCGACACCGCCGCCCACCGGCTGGCCGACCTGGCCGGCTCCGGCGATCCGGCCACGCTCGCCGCGCTCCGGTCCGCCGGCACCGCCCTCGGGGTCGCCGTCTCCGGCGTGGTGAACCTGCTCGACCTGGACACCGTCGTGCTCGGCGGCGGATACGCGACCCTCGCGCCGTGGCTGTGCCCGCCGGTGCTGGCCGAACTCGACGACCGGGTGCTCACCAGCGGCTGGTCCCCGGTGACGGTCCGTCCGGCGGCGCTCGGTGCCGAGTCCGCCGCCGTCGGCGGGGCCGGTTCGGTGGTCCGTCGGATCATCGCCCGCCCCTCCGGGTGGCTGTCCCGCCCCGGCTGA
- a CDS encoding PP2C family protein-serine/threonine phosphatase codes for MSAAARAARTPADPPPGRPAPNDPQLARELLDGLAEAVLTTDHAGRVTLTNAMAGRLLPELPSGTDLARGGVPALARAVAQGTGTFDAEHHGRRLRGTCRPLAAGGYAWYVRDVTDDQARADALLAERHRTAFLARAGSRLGLSLHREQTLQAVVTLPVPYLADAALVVHRPPHASGDPPSWLRYTDGEPGPVEVSGGAELAGAVPRLGEALGGETTGAPWLDTDPAALGTVLPTTFGRPDAVLVAPMPSAGGPVGALLLVRRADRAGFDQRDIGLVREFTARAGSAIAAAELYGEQAHLARVLQHSLLPPRLPRVPGVTLAGGYRAAGDTLRIGGDFYEVFPTASGALFALGDVCGKGVGAAVLTGRVRQSLQTLRLVEQRPRELVELLNRALFDFPDTARRGQFTTLLLGTTEPEPGGGVLVRVAGGGHPSPLVVRADGSVVEVRVGGMPIGAFASATFAQAEVRLAPGELLLAYTDGVTEARGGAAAVEMFGEHRLRRALATLSGLPPGTVVDRLLRLVDEWLGGESHDDIAMLAICAADGA; via the coding sequence GTGAGCGCAGCCGCCCGGGCGGCGCGTACGCCGGCCGACCCGCCACCGGGCCGACCGGCACCGAACGACCCGCAACTCGCCCGTGAGCTGCTCGACGGCCTCGCCGAGGCGGTGCTCACCACCGACCACGCCGGCCGGGTCACCCTGACCAACGCGATGGCCGGACGGCTGCTCCCGGAGCTGCCTTCCGGCACCGACCTGGCCCGTGGCGGCGTGCCGGCACTCGCCCGGGCGGTCGCCCAGGGCACCGGGACGTTCGACGCCGAGCACCACGGCCGCCGGTTACGGGGCACCTGCCGCCCCCTGGCCGCCGGTGGCTACGCCTGGTACGTGCGGGACGTCACCGACGACCAGGCCCGTGCCGACGCGCTGCTCGCCGAACGGCACCGCACCGCATTCCTGGCCCGCGCCGGCAGCAGGCTCGGCCTCTCCCTGCACCGGGAGCAGACGCTGCAGGCCGTGGTCACCCTGCCGGTGCCCTACCTGGCAGACGCCGCACTGGTCGTGCACCGCCCTCCGCACGCCAGCGGAGACCCGCCGAGCTGGCTCCGGTACACCGACGGCGAACCCGGCCCGGTCGAGGTCTCCGGCGGCGCGGAGCTGGCCGGTGCGGTCCCCCGGCTCGGCGAGGCGCTCGGGGGCGAGACCACCGGTGCTCCCTGGCTCGACACCGACCCGGCGGCGCTGGGCACCGTGCTGCCGACGACCTTCGGCCGCCCCGACGCCGTACTCGTCGCCCCGATGCCCAGCGCCGGCGGGCCGGTCGGCGCGTTGCTTTTGGTCCGCCGGGCGGACCGGGCCGGCTTCGACCAGCGCGACATCGGCCTGGTCAGGGAGTTCACCGCCCGCGCCGGGTCGGCGATCGCCGCCGCCGAGCTCTACGGCGAGCAGGCGCACCTGGCCAGGGTGCTCCAGCACAGCCTGCTGCCGCCGCGGCTGCCCCGGGTGCCGGGGGTCACCCTCGCCGGCGGTTACCGGGCCGCCGGGGACACCCTGCGGATCGGCGGCGACTTCTACGAGGTCTTCCCCACCGCCAGCGGCGCGCTGTTCGCCCTCGGGGACGTCTGCGGCAAGGGGGTCGGCGCGGCCGTGCTCACCGGGCGGGTCCGCCAGTCGTTGCAGACCCTGCGGCTGGTCGAGCAGCGCCCCCGGGAACTCGTCGAACTGCTCAACCGGGCGCTGTTCGACTTCCCCGACACCGCCCGGCGCGGGCAGTTCACCACCCTGCTGCTGGGTACCACCGAGCCGGAGCCCGGCGGTGGTGTGCTGGTCCGCGTCGCCGGTGGTGGGCACCCGTCCCCGCTGGTGGTGCGCGCCGACGGGAGCGTGGTCGAGGTCCGGGTGGGCGGGATGCCGATCGGGGCGTTCGCCTCGGCGACTTTCGCCCAGGCCGAGGTCCGGCTCGCCCCGGGGGAGCTGCTGTTGGCGTACACCGACGGGGTGACCGAGGCCCGCGGCGGCGCGGCGGCGGTCGAGATGTTCGGTGAGCACCGGTTGCGCCGGGCGCTCGCCACCCTCTCCGGGCTGCCGCCCGGCACCGTGGTCGACCGGCTGTTGCGCCTGGTCGACGAGTGGCTGGGCGGAGAGAGCCACGACGACATCGCGATGCTGGCCATCTGCGCGGCCGACGGTGCCTGA